A region from the Nostoc sp. HK-01 genome encodes:
- a CDS encoding GAF sensor signal transduction histidine kinase: protein MLMSASSDFVALCREQIALLAQGLGASLSVVYLTQELVEAPTTEAKLIPVVVYPETAGLPPGEENTEVKARKQLQISNILLLPKQQKRLLTAATESPTASPEVETTDTEQPDFQEEYLLSGHQIVRPLVHEGVMMGLLVTCREDRAWNQQEQSTIKKIVQTLAIACVLDQRRAWLQQQLHQQQVLQEQQRDLLDNLLHQFRNPLTALRTFGKLLFKRLRPGDPNRDVGANIVRESDRLQELLQQFEQVIDWTELDLAPLALPENEVFVEATVQTEPKPILLLPGTGEKATDCSLADLLAPLLLSAKAIAQERHLKLKTEIPKNLPLVRANIKALQEVLSNIIDNALKYTPKGGKIFIQVGQERENFIGIAISDTGPGIPQEDITHLGERHYRGVQAQTEIPGTGLGLAIAKQLIEQMQGEIEIFSPAINSAITSPDTPGTTFIIWLPISQ from the coding sequence ATGTTAATGTCTGCTAGTTCAGATTTTGTGGCTTTATGCCGAGAACAAATTGCATTGTTAGCCCAAGGGTTGGGAGCCTCTTTAAGTGTGGTTTATTTAACACAAGAATTGGTAGAAGCTCCAACAACTGAGGCGAAACTGATTCCTGTAGTGGTTTATCCAGAAACAGCAGGATTACCACCAGGAGAGGAGAATACTGAGGTAAAAGCACGCAAACAATTACAAATTAGTAATATTTTGCTACTGCCCAAACAACAAAAACGGTTATTGACAGCAGCTACAGAATCTCCGACTGCATCACCAGAGGTCGAAACCACGGATACTGAACAGCCAGATTTTCAAGAAGAGTATTTGCTGAGTGGACACCAAATTGTTCGACCCCTGGTTCATGAGGGTGTCATGATGGGATTACTGGTGACTTGTAGAGAAGACCGAGCTTGGAATCAACAAGAACAAAGTACTATTAAAAAGATAGTTCAGACTTTGGCGATCGCTTGTGTTTTAGATCAGCGTCGAGCATGGTTGCAACAACAGTTACATCAACAACAAGTTCTCCAAGAACAGCAGCGAGATTTATTAGATAATTTATTACACCAATTTCGCAATCCTTTGACCGCATTGCGGACTTTTGGCAAATTGCTATTTAAAAGACTGCGTCCAGGTGATCCTAACCGAGACGTGGGAGCGAATATTGTGAGAGAAAGCGATCGCCTGCAAGAATTATTGCAACAATTTGAGCAGGTTATTGACTGGACAGAATTAGATTTAGCACCACTGGCATTACCTGAAAATGAAGTATTTGTGGAAGCTACTGTCCAAACAGAACCCAAACCGATTTTATTATTACCAGGCACAGGAGAAAAAGCAACTGATTGCTCTTTAGCTGATTTATTAGCACCATTATTACTATCAGCAAAAGCGATCGCTCAAGAACGCCATCTCAAATTAAAAACAGAAATTCCCAAAAACTTACCCTTAGTGCGTGCCAATATTAAAGCTTTACAAGAAGTCTTAAGCAATATCATTGATAATGCTTTGAAATATACCCCCAAAGGCGGCAAAATTTTCATCCAAGTAGGGCAAGAAAGAGAAAATTTTATCGGTATTGCTATTAGTGATACTGGGCCGGGAATTCCCCAAGAAGACATAACACATTTGGGCGAAAGACATTACCGGGGTGTACAAGCACAAACAGAAATTCCCGGTACAGGATTAGGATTAGCGATCGCTAAACAATTAATTGAGCAAATGCAAGGTGAAATAGAAATTTTCAGCCCAGCAATTAATTCTGCGATCACATCCCCCGATACACCGGGAACTACGTTTATTATTTGGTTGCCAATTAGTCAATAG
- a CDS encoding S-layer domain-containing protein yields the protein MFGVKLMSNLTGWQSKTAALMALSITAGAVAPFMTATPSFAQTTFTDVSSNYWAAQFIQELSQRGVIAGFPDGSFRPEEAVTRAQFAAMVNKAFQKAPQRQSISFVDVPSNYWASSAIQQAYTIGFLSGYPGNRFEPNQAIPRQQVLVSLANGLEYSANSNVESTLQYFNDASGIASYARSPIAAATEKQIVVNYPNVKFLNPTATATRAQVAAFIYQALVSSNQASAINSPYIVATQTTTPTPVSITIPQGTVIPVKYDQAKKILVTKDETAPLTLTVEQNVVTQDGTVVIPAGSQVVGQLKPAKGGSQFVAQKLVLTTGQEYQIAATSDVITKTETVNKGTSTRAIITNTVLGAGAAAAVSAVTGDRAIATEEVLGGAAIGGLIGLFFGRNSVDLIAINPDTDLQMTVNQNLLVSVR from the coding sequence ATGTTTGGAGTAAAATTAATGTCTAATTTAACTGGTTGGCAATCTAAAACTGCTGCACTTATGGCTTTGAGCATCACTGCTGGTGCTGTAGCCCCCTTTATGACAGCTACACCCTCTTTTGCTCAAACCACTTTTACAGATGTTTCATCTAATTACTGGGCTGCACAGTTTATTCAAGAATTGTCCCAGCGGGGTGTAATTGCCGGGTTTCCTGATGGCAGTTTCCGTCCAGAAGAAGCGGTAACACGCGCTCAATTTGCGGCGATGGTTAACAAAGCTTTCCAAAAAGCACCGCAACGTCAGTCAATCAGCTTTGTGGATGTACCCAGCAATTACTGGGCATCTAGCGCCATTCAGCAAGCTTATACCATTGGTTTCCTCTCTGGATATCCTGGAAACCGCTTTGAGCCTAACCAAGCTATTCCCCGTCAACAGGTTTTAGTTTCCCTGGCTAACGGTTTGGAATATAGTGCTAATAGCAATGTTGAAAGCACTCTGCAATACTTCAACGATGCTTCTGGGATTGCTAGTTATGCCCGTAGTCCGATCGCAGCGGCAACTGAAAAGCAAATTGTTGTGAACTATCCTAATGTTAAGTTCCTCAATCCCACTGCAACTGCAACACGCGCCCAAGTAGCAGCTTTTATTTACCAAGCGTTAGTGAGTTCTAATCAAGCTTCGGCGATTAATTCACCTTATATAGTCGCAACTCAAACCACTACACCAACACCTGTATCGATCACAATTCCCCAAGGGACTGTGATTCCCGTGAAGTACGATCAAGCTAAGAAAATTCTGGTAACAAAGGATGAAACTGCACCTTTAACCCTGACTGTTGAGCAAAATGTTGTCACCCAAGATGGTACTGTAGTCATCCCCGCTGGTAGTCAAGTTGTTGGTCAACTCAAGCCGGCAAAGGGTGGTTCCCAATTTGTTGCTCAAAAACTGGTGTTAACTACAGGTCAAGAGTATCAAATTGCCGCTACTTCTGATGTGATTACAAAAACAGAAACAGTTAACAAAGGCACTAGTACTAGAGCGATTATTACCAATACTGTATTAGGCGCTGGGGCGGCGGCAGCGGTATCTGCGGTGACAGGCGATCGCGCGATCGCTACAGAAGAAGTTCTCGGTGGTGCGGCCATTGGTGGCTTAATTGGTTTATTCTTCGGTCGCAACAGTGTTGACTTAATTGCTATTAACCCCGACACCGATTTACAAATGACCGTCAATCAAAATTTGTTGGTCTCAGTTAGATAG